A stretch of the Phyllopteryx taeniolatus isolate TA_2022b chromosome 5, UOR_Ptae_1.2, whole genome shotgun sequence genome encodes the following:
- the mical3a gene encoding protein-methionine sulfoxide oxidase mical3a isoform X2, with protein MGDGGVSATGAEGVNHSHILFDKFVQATTCKGTLKAFQELCDHLEVKPIEYRVFYHRLKSKLNYWKAKALWAKLDKRASQKEYKKGRACTNSKCLIIGAGPCGLRTAIELAFLGAKVVLLEKRDAFSRNNVLHLWPFTIQDLRGLGAKKFYGKFCAGAIDHISIRQLQLMLLKVALLLGIEIHVNVEFKGLIEPPEDQESERIGWRAEVHPRTHPVNELEFDVIIGADGRRNTLPGFRRKEFRGKLAIAITANFINRNTTAEAKVEEISGVAFIFNQKFFQDLREATGIDLENIVYYKDDTHYFVMTAKKQSLLEKGVILHDYADTELLLSRANVDQVALLSYAREAADFSTNHQLPTLDFAINHYGQPDVAMFDFTCMYASESAAMVRQRNGHKLLVALVGDSLLEPFWPMGTGIARGFLAAMDSGWMVKSWAQGKQPLEVLSERESIYRLLPQTTPENVSKNFSHYSVDPTTRYPNISLNFLKPSQVRHLIDTGESTEMRIEIENVINSSTPKLTRNDNCLLDKQLQESIARSSKLLNWCQRQTEGYRNVCVKDLTMSWKSGLALCALIHRYRPDLIDFDCLDERDQEKNNQLGFDVAEREFGISPCMTGKEMSSVVEPDKLSMVMYLSQFYEMFKDTVPPGDHQNLSPEEKVALMASTKSPISFLSKLGQSIAISRKRIPKDKKEKDVDSLGKRRKTSQSEEEEASKAGREDIQATVPGLLSEKKMDSASVGSNNKVKVMATQLLAKFEENAPAQGSGLKRQGDSMPNLDCILHLSPPKPFEPVHLAPVPAWRKRRTQQQEQLSIRYKEKIKCPTLPNKGEQARSVANEAVSSGSRSCPKKTILLLSSSSSTSSLSLHTEHLGVGLDEEELEYYEKPVNYGEWKPLHLNDPGPIHVPSIQERADRLSSKFKGKNDKPPKPMKKPSRFFLEQWHLSCGITEHPSSQLPSSESCRKKPTKSLCSATPMPLYVLSIQERAEQLASQLADKSTGPKHYVRMYTGGVSSLAEQIANQLQSQEDPKPLPEKRDLGSLRKEFPVNIGGSDVCFFCRKRVYVMERLSAEGKFFHRSCFKCEYCGTTLRLSSYAFDVEDGKFYCKPHYCYRLSGYAQRKRPAPSPSPAPTTSKENQEPPTVAVMVDAPGRAMAVAGPSADIRPSVSEANGLQEPSLAKRLRGTPERIELENYRLSLQREEELEEVPEETLAEHNLSSVLDKATDIDLGSSSSDSDMEEEDDELDDQEEAEAELEEEQQQLHSPSDLGGVPWKEAVLLHAQLRGDQCDVEDEALAERDEAAHEDDDDDDESSEEGDYCPWDRELQSGLWLEKYLTDEDDVCTFKAKNLQIQQVLQPLDPLACMEGTHEVSETDGSGQLASASQAIEFTQPSFSAPAHTSARHEAVQVWLESMSGEPCEDDDLEAEADSPDMEPGTEMDQDDIPSDAEAEARLHPSVHNGPIPLENKTSQSVGLTLNIGTSSTEPIQKEDDAVLSPALSAIEPERQLIETYFDSVVKSPDTRFFQEPVVSEEPKVDWTTPSPASKRPSPVFNPSPVASPAAASVKASFSTLNKSNSNVSSLINTAVGSPVKSQDVSPICSQPTPLPETCPPKSPVYPHQSICPLTGNPLSPICSQPLLCHEPSSPVASESPVRTQPIPNVTSTPIARTGGATPDYEDSSSDESLSKKTDIIEEFWLKSAEIRKSLGLSPLDRSSKILEKSLVKTPTQDSTSANTQAPDVLEDQKPAFTGRTVIRRLNITLEGQFITPIAPVEGKSNGPDTKEFSSSSGVGLNNSMATSQTAKSDSYITSDSIMLTPPSSPPPPVPINQSPAVLRQQKHLISWSNGTEKHPCELAKELPKTKTPVPTQRTRLSLVSAPKPVPRKVSPSTDLAETPVVIMREKKKPRSEELRKSFVETVEEIPFADDVEENFDERTPETSMNKFYSPPTSNTRLERPPFHLALAIENGKPIIPVNPASKMQKATQFSPEAKEIAQERIRAREKSIKSQALKEAMAKQLDKMKASNIEDGASPKVTWSVTPEVTGKSKNSAVSKTSAVKALESKKAETLPERLLSSNRSVDSSVASSDSSSTNKSKKRSSLFSPRKNKKEKKAKNDGTRLSGAEETPPKHKSLWKAVFSGYKKDKKKKDDKSCPSTPSSSSTTQDSGKKGASPVGKSADVKSRRNLSFSEDSDLSCDDILERSSQKSKADRHTDIFDLVSGMHKEEKLDKEMRRQLKERKGVKERPKEREREKAVDREKEKDNEESVYVPHALAFKRSYAAKKTYTEEELNAKLTRRVQKAARRQAKQEELKRLHRAQIIQRQLEQVEEKQRQLEERGVAVEKALRGEAAPRSLSPCLVEVEPYVGMHRRRPLPFCLCCSPEGMGKKDDPKLMQEWFKLVQEKNALVRYESELMIFARELELEDRQSRLQQELRERMAVEDHLKNEKELAQEKQILNEMLDVVEQRDDLVALLEEQRLREKEEDKDLEAVMLSKGFNLNWV; from the exons ATGGGAGATGGAGGTGTCAGTGCAACCGGAGCAGAAGGGGTCAACCATTCCCATATTCTGTTTGACAAATTTGTCCAGGCAACCACATGCAAAGGCACACTCAAGGCCTTCCAGGAGCTGTGTGACCACCTGGAAGTCAAGCCCATAGAGTACAGGGTCTTTTACCACAGGCTCAAATCTAAACTCAACTACTGGAAGGCTAAAGCACTTTGGGCCAAGTTAGACAAGAGGGCCAGCCAAAAGGAGTATAAGAAAGGCCGTGCCTGTACCAACTCAAAG TGTCTGATCATTGGGGCCGGACCATGTGGCTTACGAACAGCCATCGAGCTTGCCTTTCTGGGCGCCAAAGTAGTGCTGTTGGAGAAGAGGGATGCCTTCTCCAGGAACAACGTGCTGCACCTCTGGCCCTTCACTATTCAGGACCTCAGGGGCCTTGGGGCCAAGAAGTTCTACGGAAAGTTCTGTGCCGGTGCCATTGATCATATTA GTATTCGTCAACTTCAGCTCATGCTGCTCAAAGTGGCTCTCCTCCTGGGCATTGAAATCCATGTCAACGTAGAGTTCAAAGGGCTTATTGAACCTCCTGAGGACCAGGAGAGTGAAA GGATAGGCTGGAGGGCCGAGGTCCATCCCAGGACACACCCTGTCAATGAGTTAGAGTTTGACGTAATCATTGGAGCTGATGGCAGAAGAAACACGCTGCCAG GGTTTCGACGTAAGGAGTTTCGTGGCAAGCTTGCAATCGCTATCACGGCAAACTTCATCAACAGGAACACGACAGCGGAGGCTAAGGTTGAAGAAATCAGTGGAGTGGCGTTTATCTTTAATCAAAAGTTCTTTCAAGACCTCAGAGAAGCGACAg GTATTGACCTGGAAAACATTGTCTACTACAAGGATGACACGCACTACTTTGTGATGACTGCCAAAAAACAAAGCCTGTTGGAGAAAGGAGTTATTCTGCAT gacTATGCAGACACAGAGCTGCTGCTTTCCAGAGCAAATGTGGATCAGGTTGCCCTCTTGTCTTACGCCCGTGAGGCGGCAGATTTCTCAACCAACCACCAGCTGCCCACACTAGATTTTGCCATCAACCACTACGGCCAGCCTGATGTCGCCATGTTTGACTTCACGTGCATGTACGCATCAGAGAGCGCCGCCATGGTGCGCCAGCGCAATGGCCACAAACTGCTGGTGGCATTAGTGGGAGACAGCCTGTTGGAA CCCTTTTGGCCCATGGGTACTGGCATTGCCCGGGGTTTCCTGGCAGCTATGGACTCAGGCTGGATGGTGAAGAGCTGGGCTCAGGGAAAACAGCCGTTAGAAGTTCTGTCTGAGAG GGAGAGTATTTATCGTCTACTGCCCCAGACCACGCCAGAAAATGTCAGCAAGAACTTCAGTCACTACAGCGTGGATCCCACTACACGTTACCCCAATATTAGCCTTAACTTCCTTAAGCCCAGCCAG GTACGGCACCTCATAGATACAGGAGAGTCGACAGAGATGCGCATTGAAATAGAGAATGTGATCAACTCTTCAACGCCAAAGTTGACCAGGAATG ACAATTGCCTGCTTGACAAGCAGTTGCAAG AATCCATAGCTCGATCCAGTAAACTTCTCAATTGGTGCCAGAGACAAACAGAAGGATATCGAAATGTGTGCGTCAAAGACCTCACCATGTCTTGGAAGAGCGGTTTGGCCCTGTGTGCGCTCATCCACCGATACAGGCCAGATCTCAT TGACTTTGACTGTCTGGATGAACGAGACCAGGAAAAGAACAACCAGTTGGGTTTTGACGTGGCGGAGCGGGAATTTGGCATCTCACCCTGCATGACTGGAAAAGAGATGTCTTCTGTGGTAGAGCCCGACAAACTTTCAATGGTCATGTACCTCAGCCAGTTCTATGAGATGTTCAAGGACACAGTGCCACCTGGAG atcatcaaaaTTTGAGTCCAGAGGAGAAGGTTGCTCTTATGGCAAGCACCAAATCTCCCATCTCCTTCCTGAGCAAGCTTGGTCAGAGCATAGCAATCTCACGGAAACGTATTCCCAAG gacaaaaaagagaaagatgttGACAGTTTGGGGAAGAGGAGAAAAACCAGCCAGTCTGAAGAG GAGGAAGCATCCAAGGCTGGCCGTGAGGACATACAGGCCACTGTTCCTGGTCTCCTGTCAGAGAAGAAGATGGACTCTGCTTCTGTAGGGAGCAACAATAAAGTCAAGGTTATGGCTACCCAGCTGCTTGCCAAGTTTGAGGAAAACGCTCCCGCCCAGGGTTCAGGATTAAAAAGACAG GGGGACTCAATGCCCAATCTGGACTGTATTTTGCACCTATCCCCCCCCAAACCGTTTGAGCCAGTGCACCTGGCACCTGTACCAGCTTGGAGAAAG AGACGCACACAGCAGCAGGAGCAGCTGAGCATTCGCTACAAAGAAAAGATCAAGTGTCCGACGCTGCCCAACAAAGGGGAGCAG GCCAGAAGTGTTGCCAACGAAGCAGTCAGCTCGGGCTCTCGGAGCTGCCCAAAGAAAACCATTCTGCtcctttcttcctcctcctccacttctTCGCTCTCTCTCCACACTGAG CATTTGGGTGTCGGTCTGGATGAAGAGGAGCTTGAATACTACGAGAAACCTGTGAATTACGGG GAGTGGAAGCCTTTGCACCTGAATGATCCAGGACCTATCCATGTACCTAGTATACAGGAGAGGGCTGACCGCCTTAGCTCCAAGTTTAAGGGAAAAAATGACAAGCCACCAAAG CCTATGAAAAAGCCTTCCCGTTTCTTTTTAGAGCAGTGGCATTTGTCTTGTGGCATCACTGAGCATCCAAGCTCACAACTCCCCTCCTCTGAATCTTGTAGAAAG AAGCCAACAAAGTCGTTGTGTTCGGCTACCCCAATGCCCTTATATGTGCTTAGTATTCAGGAGAGGGCCGAGCAACTTGCCTCTCAGTTGGCGGACAAGTCAACTGGACCGAAG cactaTGTAAGGATGTACACAGGGGGAGTTAGCTCATTGGCTGAGCAGATAGCCAATCAGCTTCAATCGCAGGAAGACCCCAAACCATTACCTGAGAAAAGAGATTTG GGTTCCCTCAGAAAAGAATTCCCCGTCAATATTGGAGGCAgcgatgtttgttttttctgtcggAAACGAGTGTACGTGATGGAGAGACTGAGCGCAGAAGGCAAATTCTTCCATCGCAGCTGCTTCAAGTGCGAATATTGCGGCACAACACTTCGGCTGTCCTCCTACGCCTTCGACGTGGAGGACG GTAAATTTTACTGCAAGCCACACTACTGTTACCGTCTGTCTGGCTATGCTCAAAGAAAGAGACCTGCACCTTCACCTTCGCCAGCTCCAACCACATCTAAG GAGAACCAGGAACCTCCAACTGTTGCGGTGATGGTAGATGCCCCCGGAAGGGCGATGGCAGTGGCAGGCCCTTCAGCTGATATCCGGCCCTCAG TATCGGAAGCCAATGGCCTACAGGAGCCAAGCCTAGCTAAACGGCTTCGTGGAACACCCGAGCGAATTGAGCTGGAGAACTACCGACTGTCCCTGCAGAgggaggaggagctggaggaggtgcCAGAAGAGACGCTGGCAGAGCATAATCTCAGCAGTGTGCTGGATAAAGCCACAGATATCGACCTGGGCTCCAG TAGCTCAGACTCAGACATGGAGGAAGAAGACGATGAACTGGATGACCAGGAGGAGGCGGAAGCTGAGTtggaggaggagcagcagcaaCTTCACAGTCCCTCCGACCTTGGAGGTGTCCCATGGAAGGAGGCAGTACTGCTACACGCCCAACTTAGAGGTGACCAGTGTGACGTAGAGGATGAGGCGCTCGCTGAACGAGACGAGGCAGCtcatgaagatgatgatgatgatgatgagtcaAGTGAAG AGGGGGATTACTGCCCCTGGGACAGGGAGCTCCAGTCAGGCCTTTGGCTGGAGAAGTACCTCACAGATGAAGATGATGTTTGTACTTTTAAAG CCAAAAACTTACAAATTCAACAAGTCCTGCAGCCTTTGGATCCTCTTGCCTGTATGGAGGGAACACATGAAGTCTCTGAGACAGATGGGAGTGGCCAACTGGCCTCGGCCTCCCAGGCCATTGAGTTCACACAGCCCTCCTTTTCAG CCCCTGCCCACACATCTGCCCGGCACGAAGCAGTGCAAGTCTGGTTGGAGTCAATGTCTGGAG AACCTTGTGAGGATGATGATCTGGAAGCAGAAGCAGATAGTCCAGATATGGAGCCTGGAACAGAAATGGACCAAG ATGACATCCCCTCCGATGCTGAAGCTGAGGCACGTTTGCACCCATCCGTGCACAATGGCCCAATTccactggaaaacaaaacatctcaAAGTGTGGGATTGACTTTAAATATTG GAACATCCAGCACTGAACCCATACAGAAAGAAGATGATGCCGTCCTATCGCCAGCCTTATCTGCAATAGAACCTGAAAGACAG TTAATTGAGACATATTTTGACTCTGTGGTGAAGTCTCCAGATACCCGCTTTTTCCAAGAACCAGTGGTTTCTGAGGAACCAAAAGTTGATTGGACAACACCATCACCAGCTTCCAAGCGCCCTTCGCCTGTCTTCAACCCTTCCCCTGTTGCTTCTCCAGCTGCTGCCTCTGTGAAGGCTTCTTTCTCCACTCTCAACAAGTCCAATTCAAATGTCAGCTCGCTGATAAATACAGCTGTCGGATCCCCTGTAAAGTCGCAGGATGTCTCACCAATCTGTTCCCAGCCTACTCCGCTACCAGAGACATGCCCACCTAAGTCGCCGGTCTACCCTCACCAATCAATTTGCCCTCTCACAGGCAACCCACTCTCCCCAATATGTTCACAGCCTTTGCTCTGCCATGAACCTTCCTCACCTGTGGCCTCTGAATCGCCTGTCAGAACCCAGCCTATCCCAAATGTCACATCAACACCCATAGCCAGAACTGGCGGAGCCACACCAGATTATGAGGATTCCTCATCTGATGAATCTCTGTCAAAAAAGACCGATATTATTGAGGAATTTTGGTTAAAGAGTGCTGAGATACGAAAGAGTCTCGGTCTTTCCCCTTTAGACCGCAGTAGTAAAATCTTGGAGAAGAGTCTTGTTAAGACTCCAACACAAGACTCCACCTCTGCCAATACACAGGCTCCAGATGTGTTAGAGGACCAGAAGCCTGCCTTTACTGGACGCACCGTGATTCGTAGACTCAACATCACTCTTGAAGGTCAATTCATTACACCCATTGCTCCTGTGGAGGGTAAAAGTAATGGCCCTGACACCAAAGAATTTAGTAGCAGTTCAGGTGTGGGGCTGAACAATAGTATGGCAACAAGCCAAACGGCAAAGAGTGACAGCTATATCACCTCTGACTCCATCATGCTCACCCCACCTTCTAGCCCACCACCGCCTGTGCCTATTAATCAGTCCCCTGCGGTACTCAGGCAGCAAAAACACCTGATCTCTTGGAGCAACGGGACAGAAAAACATCCATGCGAGCTGGCCAAAGAACTACCAAAAACAAAGACTCCCGTTCCTACACAGAGAACCCGACTGAGTCTTGTATCTGCACCCAAACCTGTACCCAGGAAGGTGTCGCCATCAACAGATCTAGCAGAGACACCTGTAGTTATCATGAGGGAGAAGAAGAAGCCTCGGTCAGAGGAGCTGAGGAAGTCCTTTGTAGAGACAGTAGAAGAAATTCcatttgctgatgatgtggagGAAAACTTTGATGAGCGCACGCCTGAGACCAGCATGAATAAGTTTTACAGTCCTCCTACCAGCAACACCAGATTGGAGAGACCTCCCTTTCACCTGGCCTTAGCAATAGAAAACGGAAAACCCATTATACCTGTGAATCCAGCCTCCAAGATGCAGAAGGCCACTCAGTTTTCTCCAGAGGCCAAAGAGATAGCTCAGGAGAGGATAAGGGCAAGAGAAAAGTCCATTAAGAGCCAGGCTCTCAAAGAAGCAATGGCCAAGCAGCTAGACAAAATGAAAGCATCCAACATAGAAGACGGTGCCTCACCTAAAGTGACCTGGAGTGTCACCCCAGAGGTCACTGGGAAAAGTAAAAATTCTGCAGTATCAAAGACATCAGCTGTAAAAGCTCTTGAATCAAAAAAGGCAGAGACTCTACCTGAGCGtctcctcagcagcaacagGAGTGTGGACAGCTCCGTGGCATCCTCTGACAGCTCGTCCACAAATAAGAGCAAGAAACGAAGTTCACTTTTCTCACctcgcaaaaataaaaaagagaaaaaggcaaagaacGATGGTACCCGGCTATCAGGCGCAGAAGAGACGCCACCCAAACACAAGTCTTTGTGGAAGGCTGTCTTCTCAGGgtacaaaaaggacaaaaagaagaaagatgACAAATCATGTCCCAGCACACCATCATCCAGCTCTACCACACAGGACTCTGGGAAGAAGGGAGCATCCCCTGTTGGAAAGTCTGCAG ATGTTAAGTCACGCAGAAACTTGAGCTTTTCTGAAGATTCAGACCTGTCATGTGACGACATTCTGGAGAGATCGTCCCAGAAGTCAAAGGCAGAC CGACACACGGACATCTTTGACCTAGTATCAGGGATGCACAAGGAAGAGAAACTGGACAAGGAGATGAGGAGGcagttaaaagaaagaaaaggggtGAAAGAGAGGCCCAAAGAAAGAGAACGGGAAAAAGCGGTTGATCGTGAAAAGGAAAAAGACAATGAGGAG